CCTTCATTCTGCTTTTTAATTATCTTAATTGAATCATCTAAAAGCCCAATAATACCAAATCCAAATAATGCAAATACAGGTATCATTCCATCAATCTTTAAAAGTTTAAAATTTAAAACCATAACTATAAGAATTGATATCATAAATGTAACTCCACCCATTGTAGGTGTTCCAGCTTTCTTTTGATGACTCTTTGGTCCTTCTTCCCTTATTGGTTGCCCGAATTTAAATTTATGCAAAATTGGTATCATTCTTGGACATATAATAAGTGTTATCATTAGTGCTAATAATATATCAAATAATAATGTTAAATAAAAGTTAATATCCATTGTTTCTTCCTTTCCAGCTAAATTAAATTATTCACTATTTCTTCAAATTTACTTCCTCTAGAAGCTTTTACTAATACAGCATAATTTTTATCTAAAGCTTTCACATAATTAACTATAGACTCTTTATCTTCAAAGACTACAGTACTTTCACCAAATCCGTCTTTATATGCCCTAGAATATTCTCCGGTAGTTAATAACAAATCTATACCTTTTTCCTTGGCATATTCTCCAACATTTTTATGTGCATTATAACTTTCATCACCAAGCTCTCTCATATCTCCTACAATTATAATATTATAAGACTTCTTTAAGTTCATGAGAACATCTATACCTGCCTTCATTGAGTCTGGGCTTGCATTATAGGTATCATTAATAATAATATTGTTATTCTTCTCCTTAACATCAAGTCTCATAGATGTAGATTCAATATTTTTAAACCCTTTGTTAATTTCTTTATCGCTAAGACCTAGCTTCCTTCCTACTGCTATAGCTAAAAGTCCATTAAGTACACTATGATATCCTAGCTGTTCTACTAAAAACGAAGATTCATCTACAGTAAATTCTACACTATCTTCACAAATTTTTATATCTTTAGCTTTAATATCATAATAATCATCATCGGCACCAATTTTTATAACTTCATAATCTTTTCTAGATATGGTCTTTAATAAATCATTTTCTCCATTTATAATAAGAACATTTTCCTTATTAAATCCTGTTGTTATTTCCATCTTAGCTTTTAATATGTTCTCTCTAGTTTTTAAATTTTCTATATGAGACATTCCTACATTAGTTATAACTGCTATATCTGGTTTACCTGCCAAAGCTAATCTTTCAATTTCCCCTAAATTGCTCATACCCATTTCTAATACTGCAATATCATAACTATTATCAATGCTGAATATCATAAGTGGTACGCCTACTTCATTATTAAAATTACCCTTTGTCTTAAAAACCTTGTATTTACTACTTAGAGCTGCTGCTACCAAATCCTTTGTTGATGTTTTCCCAGTAGATCCAGTTATTCCAACTACTTTTATATCTAACTTTCTTCTATAATAAGCTGCTAAATCCAAAAGTGCTTTTCTCGTGTCCTCTACTATTATTATATTTCCTAACCCTTTAGTTTTTAAGACATCAAAGGCTATTTCATCTATTATTACTGCTGAAGCACCATTTTCTAATGCAACATCAGCAAATTTATTCCCATTAAAATTTTCTCCTTTTAATGCTATAAATAAAGCACCTTCTTTTATCTTTCTTGTATCTGTTTCTACATAAGTTATTTTTCTTTCACCATTATATTCTAGATATCTTCCATTAACAGCTTCTAGTATTTCATTAAATGATAAATTTTCCATTAGAATAACTCCTTTATTAATTCTTTTACGATAACTCTCTCATCAAAAGCTATAGTTTTATCTTTTAGTATTTGATAATCTTCATGACCTTTTCCTGCAATTAATAAAACATCTTTCTCTTTTGCCATCAACATACCTTTTTTAATAGCCTCTAATCTGTTTTCTTCAACAACATAATTATCACTGCTTATACCAGCTAATATATCTTTTATAATTTCTCCTGGTTCTTCTGTTCTTGGATTATCTGATGTAACAATTGCTATATCTGATAACTCTGTAGCAATTTTACCCATAATAGGTCTTTTACTCTTATCTCTATCTCCACCGCAACCAAAAATAGTTATAAGTCTTCCTTCTGTAAGCTCTTTCAAAGTTTTTATTATATTTTCTAGTCCATCTGGTGTATGGGCATAATCTACTATTATATCAAAAGGAATATTTTCTCCTAAAGATACTAATTCGCATCTTCCTGGTACTGCTTTTAATTCTTTCATTCCATCAGCTATCTCTCTTAACGTCATTCCTTCTGTTAATGCTACCCCTATAACACCTAAGGCATTTTCTACGTTATACTTTCCAGGAATATTTATAGATATATGCTCCTGTTCATTTCTATATGTTGCGTAAAACTTAACACCTTTTGAACTTATCTCCATGTTAGTAGCATTTAAATCACCATCTTTATCAATACTATATGACAATGCATCTTTATATTGACCTTTTAGTTCTACTCCATACTTGTTATCTACATTAACAACTCTCTTTTTAGATACTTTAAATAGCTTTTTCTTTTCATTAAAATAATTTTCAAGAGTTTTATGAAAATCTAAATGATCCACTGTAAGGTTAGTAAATACACCAGTGGAGAACTCTATACCATATACTCTATCTAGAGCTAAAGAATGAGAAGATACTTCCATTACACAATAATCTATATTTTCTTCTACCATATCATTAAATAACTTATATAACTCAAGTGATTCTGGTGTAGTTCTTTCAGCTTTTAATTTTTTATCTCCTATCATGTTACATATAGTTCCTATTAAACCAACCTTATATCCCTTAGATTCCAATAAAGATTTCATCATAAATGCTGAAGTAGTCTTTCCATTAGTCCCTGTTATTCCAATTATCTTCATTTTGTTTTGTGGATTATCAAAATAGTTTTTTGCTAAAATTGCAAGAGCTTTTCTACTATCTTTTACTCTAATGTATAATGCATTTTCTATAGATATATCATCTTCTCCCACTATAACCTTTGCACCATTAGCAAGTGCTTTATCGATAAATTTGTGTCCATCTACACTAAATCCTTTAATAGCAACAAAGACATCACCATTTGTCACTTTTCTTGAATCATATTGTATCTCATTAATCTCTTCATTATATGTTTCCTTTAGATTTAAATCTTTTAATAAATTATCTAAATTCATCTATATCCCACTCCTTATAAAGAAACACAATACTTTCGTATTGTGTTCCAAATTAGTCTCCTACTTCTTCTAATGTTAAACTAATAGACGTTCCTACAACAACTTCAGTCTCTTTACTGATACTTTGATTAACGACTATTCCACTGTTTCCAATAAAATTATACTTAAGACCAATAGAATCTAAAGTCTCTATAGCTCTTTCTTTACTGTAACCTCGTAGATTAGGTACACCTACCATATTATTATAATTTTCATCGTCACTAGTGTAAAGAATAATTTTTGATCCTTCCTCTATAGAAAAACCTGGCTTAGGATTTGTATCAGATATTTTAGTACCTTCACCTTCTATTTGATATTTTAATCCTTTTTCCTTTAATATCTTTATTGCATCTTCTTTTGAGATTCCACGAATTTCAGGAATCATAACATCCTTTGTAACTTCTGGTTTAAAATCATATGAACTTGGTCCTAATGCTAAATAATTGAATATATCACTAAATAGTTCTCTTCCTACTGGAGCTGCTATTTGCCCTGCATAATATTTAGCAGGATCAGGTTTTAAGATAGATACCATTACTGTAATCTGAGGATTTTCAGCTGGAGCCATTCCTACAAAAGTTGAAAGATATTTACCTGGTTCATATCCACCACCATTAGGA
Above is a genomic segment from Clostridium bornimense containing:
- a CDS encoding UDP-N-acetylmuramoyl-tripeptide--D-alanyl-D-alanine ligase, encoding MENLSFNEILEAVNGRYLEYNGERKITYVETDTRKIKEGALFIALKGENFNGNKFADVALENGASAVIIDEIAFDVLKTKGLGNIIIVEDTRKALLDLAAYYRRKLDIKVVGITGSTGKTSTKDLVAAALSSKYKVFKTKGNFNNEVGVPLMIFSIDNSYDIAVLEMGMSNLGEIERLALAGKPDIAVITNVGMSHIENLKTRENILKAKMEITTGFNKENVLIINGENDLLKTISRKDYEVIKIGADDDYYDIKAKDIKICEDSVEFTVDESSFLVEQLGYHSVLNGLLAIAVGRKLGLSDKEINKGFKNIESTSMRLDVKEKNNNIIINDTYNASPDSMKAGIDVLMNLKKSYNIIIVGDMRELGDESYNAHKNVGEYAKEKGIDLLLTTGEYSRAYKDGFGESTVVFEDKESIVNYVKALDKNYAVLVKASRGSKFEEIVNNLI
- a CDS encoding UDP-N-acetylmuramoyl-L-alanyl-D-glutamate--2,6-diaminopimelate ligase encodes the protein MNLDNLLKDLNLKETYNEEINEIQYDSRKVTNGDVFVAIKGFSVDGHKFIDKALANGAKVIVGEDDISIENALYIRVKDSRKALAILAKNYFDNPQNKMKIIGITGTNGKTTSAFMMKSLLESKGYKVGLIGTICNMIGDKKLKAERTTPESLELYKLFNDMVEENIDYCVMEVSSHSLALDRVYGIEFSTGVFTNLTVDHLDFHKTLENYFNEKKKLFKVSKKRVVNVDNKYGVELKGQYKDALSYSIDKDGDLNATNMEISSKGVKFYATYRNEQEHISINIPGKYNVENALGVIGVALTEGMTLREIADGMKELKAVPGRCELVSLGENIPFDIIVDYAHTPDGLENIIKTLKELTEGRLITIFGCGGDRDKSKRPIMGKIATELSDIAIVTSDNPRTEEPGEIIKDILAGISSDNYVVEENRLEAIKKGMLMAKEKDVLLIAGKGHEDYQILKDKTIAFDERVIVKELIKELF